One Sagittula stellata E-37 genomic window carries:
- a CDS encoding D-alanyl-D-alanine carboxypeptidase family protein: MRKTTRRLLAAGTAILLATQAAAFDTKATAAHVIDVTTGTVLLAKNADEAVPPASMSKLMTLYITFEAIRDGRLSLDERLPVSEHAMSYTGSTMFLNTKDRIRVEDLLRGIIVLSGNDACAVLAEALSPDGTEAGFARLMTQRAHQLGMTNSTFKNASGWPADGHVMSMRDLTLLALHIIQDFPEFYPMFGEKKFEFDGRAPSNVNNRNPLLSLNIGADGLKTGHTQEAGYGLVGSAKNDQRRIIFAMTGLATAGERAEQSEAIVNWAFRQFAEQTIVKKDQPITQAELWLGAQDHVDLVSEKDITLLLPTMTAGGVTAEVVYTGPIQAPVNKGQRLAELIIQPEGLPETRVPLVAAGDVPAGGFMDRMLTVSQVLLKRFSDTPDTTGDAGAS, encoded by the coding sequence ATGCGAAAAACGACACGCCGCCTTCTCGCCGCCGGCACCGCCATTCTTCTGGCCACGCAGGCCGCAGCATTCGACACGAAGGCCACCGCCGCGCACGTGATCGACGTGACCACCGGCACGGTCCTTCTGGCGAAGAACGCCGACGAAGCCGTGCCGCCAGCCTCCATGTCGAAGCTGATGACCTTGTACATCACGTTCGAGGCGATCCGCGACGGGCGCCTCTCGCTCGACGAACGGCTGCCGGTCTCGGAACATGCCATGTCCTACACCGGCTCCACCATGTTCCTGAACACCAAGGACCGGATTCGGGTGGAGGACCTGCTGCGCGGCATCATCGTGCTTTCCGGCAACGACGCCTGCGCCGTCCTGGCCGAGGCGCTGTCCCCCGACGGCACGGAAGCCGGGTTCGCGCGCCTGATGACCCAGCGCGCCCACCAGCTTGGGATGACCAATTCGACGTTCAAGAACGCCTCGGGCTGGCCCGCCGACGGGCATGTCATGTCGATGCGCGACCTGACGCTTCTGGCGCTGCACATCATTCAGGACTTCCCCGAATTCTACCCGATGTTCGGCGAAAAGAAGTTCGAGTTCGACGGTCGTGCGCCTTCCAATGTGAACAATCGTAACCCGCTGTTGTCTCTTAACATCGGGGCCGACGGGCTGAAGACCGGCCATACCCAGGAAGCGGGCTACGGGCTGGTGGGGTCGGCGAAGAACGACCAGCGCCGGATCATCTTTGCCATGACGGGTCTGGCCACCGCCGGCGAACGTGCCGAACAGTCCGAAGCAATCGTGAACTGGGCCTTCCGGCAATTCGCCGAACAGACCATCGTCAAGAAGGACCAGCCGATCACGCAGGCCGAGCTTTGGCTGGGTGCACAGGACCACGTCGACCTCGTCTCCGAAAAGGATATCACCCTCCTCCTGCCGACCATGACAGCGGGCGGCGTCACGGCAGAGGTCGTCTACACCGGTCCGATTCAGGCCCCGGTCAACAAGGGGCAGAGGCTCGCCGAACTCATCATCCAGCCCGAAGGTCTGCCCGAAACCCGTGTCCCGCTCGTGGCTGCGGGCGACGTGCCCGCGGGCGGTTTCATGGATCGGATGCTGACCGTCAGCCAGGTCCTGCTGAAACGGTTTTCAGACACACCCGATACAACCGGGGACGCAGGCGCCTCGTGA
- a CDS encoding SPOR domain-containing protein, with translation MVSALLVVTGCSEGQMPGFLKPKGDGQQVSRAASAPGGALATERDVEAPEIFSAKEAGLWDGRPSLGGVWVAHPDVEEPERTIIRNTANGKFVIGALFRKERSSPGPRIQVSSDAAAAIGMLAGAPANLDVVALRREEMKAPEDAQADPLAMAAGGALPSAPDVTEGALDPVLDSASRALDTASSTADDSIMPVQTAALEPASAAVAQPAAAPKPPAASKLARPYLQIGIFSVEENANNTATAMRQAGMLPTVKPGTMKSKPFWRVVVGPAQTEAERAQLLKTIKSSGFEDAYAVSD, from the coding sequence ATGGTAAGCGCCCTGTTGGTCGTAACCGGATGTTCCGAGGGGCAGATGCCGGGTTTCCTCAAGCCCAAGGGCGATGGCCAGCAGGTGTCGCGCGCCGCATCCGCACCGGGAGGCGCCCTGGCGACCGAGCGGGACGTAGAAGCGCCGGAAATCTTCTCGGCCAAGGAAGCGGGTCTCTGGGACGGACGTCCGTCGCTGGGCGGAGTCTGGGTCGCACACCCCGACGTCGAAGAGCCGGAACGCACGATCATCCGCAACACGGCGAACGGCAAGTTCGTCATCGGCGCATTGTTCCGCAAGGAGCGGTCGTCGCCCGGTCCGCGCATTCAGGTGTCCTCCGACGCGGCCGCGGCCATCGGCATGCTGGCGGGCGCACCGGCCAACCTCGACGTCGTCGCGCTGCGCCGCGAAGAGATGAAGGCACCGGAAGACGCCCAGGCCGACCCCTTGGCGATGGCAGCCGGCGGCGCCCTGCCTTCTGCTCCTGACGTGACCGAAGGCGCACTGGACCCGGTGCTGGACAGCGCCTCGCGCGCGCTCGACACCGCGTCGTCCACGGCTGACGACAGCATCATGCCGGTACAGACGGCGGCACTCGAACCCGCATCGGCCGCGGTTGCGCAACCCGCAGCAGCGCCGAAGCCCCCTGCGGCCTCGAAACTCGCCCGACCGTACCTGCAGATCGGCATCTTCTCGGTCGAGGAGAACGCCAACAACACCGCGACAGCCATGCGTCAGGCAGGCATGCTGCCCACCGTCAAGCCCGGCACGATGAAGAGCAAGCCGTTCTGGCGCGTTGTCGTTGGCCCTGCACAGACCGAGGCGGAGCGCGCGCAGCTCCTGAAAACCATCAAGTCGTCCGGGTTCGAAGACGCCTACGCCGTGTCCGACTGA
- a CDS encoding ABC transporter permease: protein MRSQSRIAFYLLLTPLVLWLGLLIIIPHIDMLLISLRERVSFGVYDRSLTQYEKALTEPLYLRTFARTAVMSVLATAITLLIAFPVAYYIAKMAKGRLQQVLFMLCLIPFYVSELVRTFGWMILLRETGIVSNLLQWTGLADQPVEMLYTDATMMVGLVYTSMLFMVVPLVTTLESLDDSVIEAGYDLGGSGLSVLREIIIPHAMPGIVSGCIVVFMLSLGNYLTPTMLGGKDSLWFTEMIYNQFIVRSNWELGAAFGFMLLVLSSVIVWGMLRLTGRTLKETMG, encoded by the coding sequence ATGCGCAGCCAGTCCCGCATCGCCTTCTACCTGCTGCTGACGCCCCTTGTGCTGTGGCTGGGCCTGCTGATCATCATCCCGCATATCGACATGCTGCTGATCAGCCTGCGCGAACGCGTCAGTTTCGGCGTCTACGACCGCAGCCTCACGCAATACGAAAAGGCGCTGACCGAACCGCTCTACCTGCGGACCTTCGCGCGCACGGCGGTCATGTCGGTACTGGCGACGGCGATCACGCTGCTGATCGCCTTTCCGGTCGCCTATTACATCGCCAAGATGGCCAAGGGGCGGCTGCAACAGGTGCTTTTCATGCTCTGCCTGATCCCGTTCTACGTCTCGGAGCTGGTGCGCACCTTCGGCTGGATGATTCTGCTGCGCGAGACCGGGATCGTGTCGAACCTTTTGCAATGGACGGGCCTTGCCGATCAGCCGGTCGAGATGCTTTACACCGATGCCACGATGATGGTCGGCCTCGTCTATACCTCGATGCTGTTCATGGTGGTGCCGCTTGTCACGACGCTGGAAAGCCTGGACGACAGCGTGATCGAAGCGGGCTATGACCTTGGTGGTTCCGGTCTTTCGGTGCTGCGCGAGATCATCATCCCCCATGCCATGCCCGGCATCGTGTCGGGCTGCATCGTGGTCTTCATGCTGAGCCTCGGCAATTACCTGACGCCGACCATGCTGGGCGGCAAGGACAGCCTGTGGTTCACCGAGATGATCTACAACCAGTTCATCGTGCGATCGAACTGGGAACTTGGCGCCGCCTTCGGCTTCATGCTGCTGGTGCTGAGCTCCGTGATCGTCTGGGGCATGCTGCGCCTCACGGGCCGTACATTGAAGGAGACGATGGGATGA
- a CDS encoding extracellular solute-binding protein — translation MTRTLMLATTVLAGLASVAQADTLRLLTWGGYAPDDVVAMFEEQTGHTVEVTKSNNEEMIAKLRATGGGGFDLAQPSQDRVMGPQMEFGIYKPMDVSKLDQDLFIPSMLKATMENTTVNGDVYGVPHVWGTSGLVLNTAEAGDVVKDYTDLCAPEVAGKVSYRLKRPTLIGFAFAMGEDPFAAYGDEAKYKEIMEKVEAKLTECKANVKTYWGGGDELMNLVRSGEVTASMAWDTGGWKLNDDNADITFVAPASGALGWIDTFVLPAKGQADDVAYEWINFVMQPEIAAKITDAVGNFTASAGADEYVEDSLKAKYQASFPPEAVDNIKWYPPVPAGLEQIEGEVLDRVQAAN, via the coding sequence ATGACCAGAACCCTTATGCTGGCCACGACCGTGCTGGCGGGTCTCGCTTCCGTGGCGCAGGCCGACACGCTGCGCCTCCTGACCTGGGGCGGATACGCGCCCGACGATGTCGTCGCCATGTTCGAGGAACAGACCGGCCACACGGTCGAGGTGACCAAATCGAACAACGAGGAAATGATCGCCAAGCTGCGCGCCACCGGCGGCGGCGGGTTCGACCTCGCGCAGCCCAGCCAGGACCGCGTGATGGGCCCACAGATGGAGTTCGGCATCTACAAGCCGATGGATGTCTCCAAGCTGGATCAGGACCTCTTCATCCCCTCGATGCTGAAGGCCACGATGGAGAACACCACCGTGAACGGCGACGTCTACGGCGTGCCGCATGTCTGGGGCACCTCGGGCCTGGTGCTGAACACCGCCGAGGCAGGCGACGTGGTCAAGGATTACACCGACCTCTGCGCGCCCGAAGTGGCGGGCAAGGTGTCCTACCGCCTCAAGCGCCCGACGCTGATCGGCTTTGCCTTTGCCATGGGCGAAGACCCCTTCGCCGCCTACGGCGATGAGGCGAAGTACAAGGAAATCATGGAAAAGGTCGAAGCCAAGCTGACCGAGTGCAAGGCCAACGTCAAAACCTACTGGGGCGGCGGCGATGAGTTGATGAACCTGGTACGCTCGGGCGAAGTGACCGCGTCGATGGCCTGGGACACCGGCGGCTGGAAGCTGAACGACGACAATGCCGACATCACCTTCGTCGCGCCCGCATCCGGCGCGCTGGGGTGGATCGACACCTTCGTGCTGCCCGCCAAGGGGCAGGCCGATGACGTGGCCTATGAGTGGATCAACTTTGTCATGCAGCCCGAAATCGCGGCAAAGATCACCGATGCTGTCGGTAACTTCACCGCGTCCGCCGGCGCGGACGAATATGTCGAGGACAGCCTGAAAGCCAAGTATCAGGCCAGCTTCCCGCCCGAAGCGGTCGACAACATCAAGTGGTATCCGCCCGTCCCCGCCGGCCTCGAACAGATCGAGGGCGAAGTGCTGGATCGCGTCCAGGCCGCCAACTGA
- the tmk gene encoding dTMP kinase encodes MNGRGHSGLFLSFEGIDGSGKSTQARMLAERLSADGMTALLTREPGGSPGAEEIRALVLQGDPDRWSPETELLLFTAARRDHMERTIRPALTRGEVVICDRFADSTRLYQGRQGLRDTVDKLHNLMIGMEPDLTIILDMDPEAGLSRAKARATAEERFEDFGIALQLQMRAGFLALSEEFPARIRVIDGNRRPEYVAADIHATVMEALDARP; translated from the coding sequence GTGAACGGCCGCGGTCATAGCGGGCTGTTCCTGTCCTTCGAAGGGATCGACGGCTCCGGCAAATCCACGCAAGCCCGCATGCTGGCGGAACGGCTGTCCGCGGACGGGATGACGGCACTCCTGACCAGAGAACCCGGTGGCTCTCCGGGCGCAGAAGAAATCCGGGCCCTCGTGTTGCAGGGCGATCCGGATCGCTGGTCCCCGGAAACAGAGCTTCTGCTGTTCACCGCCGCGCGCCGCGACCACATGGAGCGGACGATCCGCCCCGCTCTAACTCGTGGCGAGGTCGTGATCTGCGACCGCTTTGCCGATTCCACCCGTCTGTACCAGGGACGCCAGGGGCTGCGCGATACGGTCGACAAGCTGCACAACCTAATGATCGGGATGGAACCGGACCTGACCATCATCCTCGACATGGACCCGGAGGCCGGATTGTCACGGGCGAAAGCCCGCGCCACCGCCGAAGAGAGGTTCGAAGACTTCGGAATCGCGCTTCAGCTCCAGATGCGCGCGGGATTTCTTGCACTGTCCGAGGAGTTTCCTGCACGAATCCGCGTGATCGACGGCAACAGACGGCCGGAATACGTCGCCGCCGACATTCACGCCACGGTTATGGAGGCACTGGATGCCAGACCGTGA
- a CDS encoding ABC transporter permease — translation MIPTIPSSRAFRLVYAGYVALFFLYLALPLTVVAVFAFNDSQFPSLPWEGFTWNWFFGAERPQIGVFHERGILRAVGTSALVALCVAVLSVAVGTTNAFLFNRYDFRGKSVLYVLMLLPLVIPGIVLGISILVFSSTLANGIWDLAQMDIQALRPGLLLVILGQFSFITTIATLVISARLQKFDRTLEEAALNLGADRLTAVRTITLPFLAPAMIGAVVVAFLMSFENFNTTLMLVGSDAPLTIAMFDRLKEGSTPLLNAVSLLLMLGSSLLALLVILFQRRP, via the coding sequence ATGATCCCGACGATACCTTCCTCGCGCGCCTTCCGACTGGTCTATGCCGGCTACGTGGCGCTCTTTTTCCTCTACCTCGCGCTGCCGCTGACGGTGGTGGCGGTCTTTGCCTTCAACGACAGCCAGTTCCCGTCGCTGCCCTGGGAGGGGTTTACCTGGAACTGGTTCTTCGGCGCCGAGCGGCCGCAGATCGGCGTTTTCCACGAACGCGGCATCCTGCGCGCGGTCGGCACCTCGGCCCTCGTGGCGCTCTGTGTGGCTGTGCTGTCGGTGGCGGTGGGCACGACCAATGCCTTCCTCTTCAACCGCTACGACTTTCGCGGCAAATCCGTGCTTTACGTGCTGATGCTGCTGCCGCTGGTGATCCCGGGGATCGTGCTGGGCATCTCGATCCTGGTGTTTTCCTCGACGCTGGCCAATGGCATCTGGGACCTGGCTCAGATGGACATCCAGGCGCTGCGGCCGGGGCTCTTGCTGGTGATCCTGGGGCAGTTCAGCTTTATCACCACGATCGCCACCCTTGTCATTTCGGCGCGGCTGCAAAAGTTCGACCGCACGCTGGAAGAGGCGGCGCTGAACCTTGGCGCGGACCGGCTGACGGCGGTGCGGACGATCACCCTGCCCTTCCTCGCGCCCGCGATGATCGGCGCCGTTGTCGTGGCCTTCCTGATGAGCTTCGAGAACTTCAACACCACGCTCATGCTGGTGGGCTCCGACGCGCCACTGACCATCGCCATGTTCGACCGGCTGAAAGAGGGCTCTACTCCGCTGCTCAATGCCGTGTCGCTGCTGCTGATGCTGGGCTCGTCGCTGCTGGCGCTGCTGGTCATTCTGTTCCAACGACGTCCCTGA
- a CDS encoding alpha/beta hydrolase, with product MKDQDATPPDISGKLLQFLDAAYEAPFDPGNFDEVIDSAAAYLFASASDPLPAWHVRQGLHDPLIESHSARLQRMLEAQETDVRTRPEALVKNRLAALVIDPSGTCIGNSNAASLFGLTFPCELEDLRFSGDTAALLRRMLADTRRNVPMETDAAVLEMPDGERFVARITQHQHVDPDSGESCSGLAVTIARVAWGDDSLPLIQGAFGLSTSESEVLLEILRGRSHAEIAELRGRSVETIRSQAKAILGKTGFARMPQLIAILNQMALFSEPGIVPEAEAHVPAMPDALRLDVGEGRRLAYRQFGRVGGMPVLFVHGYITGPYFNAPLVDGFSSMGLDVLAPSRPGFGQSSVPRDWDAYDDVVVADALALAEARFGEPVLIVAHQGGVSHACRIARALGPRCRGMLMVSAGIPIDDARHVRHMNRQTRVAAIAARYTPSMFAMLLRIGIAQFNRIGHVAYLNKYFQGSHADIEALKRPDILDLYRRSVHHMITQGTRHMVTDGRAAMADWGGDYKALGVPIRWLHGSADPVMEVSFVEEWAKAHGHDPVDIVEGGANSMLWLHADRVLQALAGLIEDTENDG from the coding sequence ATGAAAGACCAGGATGCCACGCCGCCCGATATCAGCGGCAAGCTGCTGCAGTTCCTCGATGCGGCGTATGAGGCCCCTTTCGATCCCGGCAACTTCGACGAGGTGATCGACAGCGCGGCGGCCTATCTGTTTGCCTCCGCCTCCGATCCGTTGCCTGCGTGGCACGTCCGGCAAGGTCTGCACGATCCGCTGATCGAGTCCCATTCGGCCCGGCTGCAGAGGATGCTCGAAGCGCAGGAAACCGACGTTCGGACGCGGCCGGAAGCTCTGGTGAAGAACCGGTTGGCGGCGCTGGTGATAGACCCTTCGGGAACCTGCATCGGCAATTCCAACGCCGCATCGTTGTTCGGCCTGACCTTCCCCTGCGAGCTGGAAGACCTGCGCTTTTCCGGCGATACGGCGGCGCTTCTGCGCCGCATGCTGGCCGACACCCGGCGCAATGTACCGATGGAGACCGATGCCGCCGTGCTTGAGATGCCGGATGGCGAGCGTTTCGTCGCGCGCATCACCCAGCATCAGCACGTGGACCCGGACAGCGGCGAATCGTGCAGCGGGCTGGCGGTGACGATCGCGCGGGTTGCCTGGGGCGACGACAGCCTGCCCCTCATCCAGGGCGCCTTCGGTCTTTCGACCTCCGAATCCGAGGTGTTGCTGGAAATCCTGCGCGGTCGGAGCCACGCGGAAATCGCCGAACTGCGGGGGCGGAGCGTCGAGACGATCCGCAGCCAGGCGAAGGCGATCCTGGGCAAGACAGGCTTTGCCCGGATGCCGCAACTGATTGCGATCCTGAACCAGATGGCGTTGTTTTCGGAGCCCGGCATCGTGCCGGAGGCAGAGGCCCATGTGCCCGCGATGCCCGACGCCCTGCGGCTGGACGTGGGGGAGGGACGGCGCCTGGCCTACCGCCAGTTCGGCCGTGTTGGGGGAATGCCCGTGCTCTTCGTGCACGGCTACATCACGGGTCCCTATTTCAACGCACCGTTGGTCGACGGGTTTTCGTCCATGGGTCTCGACGTGCTGGCACCGTCGCGCCCGGGGTTCGGACAATCCTCGGTGCCGCGCGACTGGGACGCCTATGACGACGTGGTCGTCGCTGACGCTCTGGCGCTGGCCGAAGCGCGTTTCGGCGAACCGGTTCTGATCGTTGCACACCAGGGCGGAGTCAGCCATGCCTGCCGGATCGCCCGGGCGCTGGGGCCCCGCTGCCGGGGCATGCTGATGGTGAGCGCGGGCATTCCCATCGACGACGCGCGGCACGTCCGCCACATGAATCGTCAGACCCGGGTCGCGGCCATCGCGGCGCGCTACACGCCGTCGATGTTTGCGATGTTGCTCAGGATCGGGATCGCGCAGTTCAACCGGATCGGCCATGTCGCCTACCTGAACAAGTACTTCCAGGGCTCGCACGCCGACATCGAAGCGTTGAAGCGGCCGGACATCCTCGACCTCTACCGCCGCAGCGTGCACCACATGATCACGCAGGGCACGCGGCACATGGTGACGGACGGGCGCGCGGCGATGGCGGACTGGGGCGGCGACTACAAGGCACTGGGCGTTCCGATCCGCTGGTTGCACGGGAGCGCCGATCCGGTCATGGAGGTGAGCTTTGTCGAGGAGTGGGCAAAGGCGCATGGCCACGACCCCGTGGACATCGTGGAAGGCGGCGCGAACAGCATGCTGTGGCTACACGCGGACCGCGTCCTGCAAGCCTTGGCAGGACTGATCGAAGATACGGAAAACGATGGATAA
- a CDS encoding ABC transporter ATP-binding protein has protein sequence MTPDLECADLVKRFGDTTAVHNVSFSVPPGSFFSILGPSGCGKTTIMRMIAGFLDPSSGDIRIKGGSVLDTPPNKRPVNMVFQHLALFPMMTIAENIGYGLRRRGMAKPEIARKVDEALDRIGLPGIGARKVDELSGGQKQRVAIARCMVLEPDVLLLDEPLGALDLKLREHMKVELKALQAAFDTTFVYITHDQSEALVMSDQIAVMNAGRFEQVGTGQDLYYRPDTPFVAGFIGESNRWTGRVERAEAGAVQLRTDSGLAMRATGATLAEGDRAEIFVRPESIRLAASAEALSGFDNRLEGTVTSLLFNGAASRVLVEDAAGETLEVTLPQSGEFAALKRGDKVHIGWGAGQATCFGAS, from the coding sequence ATGACCCCTGATCTGGAATGCGCCGACCTCGTCAAACGTTTCGGCGATACGACCGCTGTCCACAACGTCTCTTTCTCGGTGCCGCCGGGCAGCTTCTTTTCGATCCTCGGGCCTTCGGGCTGCGGCAAGACCACGATCATGCGGATGATCGCGGGGTTCCTCGACCCCAGTTCGGGCGATATCCGGATCAAGGGCGGCTCGGTGCTGGACACGCCCCCGAACAAACGCCCGGTGAACATGGTGTTCCAGCATCTGGCCCTTTTCCCCATGATGACGATTGCCGAGAACATCGGCTACGGGTTGCGCCGCCGCGGCATGGCCAAACCCGAGATCGCCCGCAAGGTCGATGAAGCGCTCGACCGGATTGGGCTGCCGGGCATCGGCGCGCGCAAGGTCGACGAGCTGTCGGGCGGGCAAAAGCAGCGCGTGGCCATTGCCCGCTGCATGGTGCTTGAGCCGGACGTACTGCTGCTGGACGAACCGCTTGGCGCGCTGGACCTCAAACTGCGCGAACACATGAAGGTCGAACTCAAGGCGCTGCAAGCCGCCTTCGACACCACCTTTGTCTATATCACCCACGACCAGTCCGAAGCGCTGGTCATGTCGGACCAGATCGCCGTGATGAATGCCGGCCGGTTCGAGCAGGTGGGCACGGGCCAGGACCTCTACTACCGCCCCGACACCCCCTTTGTCGCCGGTTTCATCGGCGAGTCGAACCGCTGGACCGGCCGGGTCGAACGGGCGGAGGCCGGCGCGGTGCAGCTGCGTACCGACAGCGGGCTGGCCATGCGGGCCACCGGGGCCACCCTGGCCGAGGGCGACAGGGCCGAGATCTTCGTGCGCCCCGAATCCATCCGGCTTGCCGCCAGTGCCGAGGCGCTGTCGGGCTTTGACAACCGGCTCGAGGGCACGGTGACGAGCCTGTTGTTCAACGGCGCCGCCAGCCGCGTGCTGGTCGAGGATGCGGCCGGCGAAACGCTCGAGGTGACCCTGCCGCAGTCCGGCGAATTCGCCGCGCTCAAGCGCGGCGACAAGGTGCATATCGGTTGGGGCGCGGGCCAGGCGACCTGCTTCGGGGCAAGCTGA
- a CDS encoding DNA polymerase III subunit delta': protein MADPADLPEPDAVEGAPHPRTTLNLFGQAQAEKDFLAAFNSQRLHHAWLLSGPRGVGKATLAWRIARFLLATPPQEDDGLFGAPPPPATLDITEDHPVSRRMLARSEPGLFLLRRGPNDKGDKLSDLIRVDEVRKLFNFFALSSADGGRRVVIVDSADEMNTQAANALLKMLEEPPARATLLLISHQPARLLPTIRSRCRTLRLGPLEEGDMRAALDQARIDIPAEDTLAMTMLSEGSVGTAVRLFNQDGLALYRQILSVLGSLPRLDRPAMLALAESCAGKGREDRLSLALTLTDRLVSRLARTGVTGHTPPEIVPGEAEILLRLAPDKARGRAWAEAIQTTGDRARHARAVNVDPAMLITDMFLHLQHAA from the coding sequence ATGGCTGACCCTGCAGACCTGCCGGAGCCGGACGCCGTCGAGGGCGCACCCCACCCACGTACCACCCTAAACCTGTTCGGTCAGGCGCAGGCAGAGAAGGATTTCCTGGCCGCCTTCAACTCGCAACGGCTGCACCACGCCTGGTTGCTCAGCGGACCGAGGGGCGTCGGCAAGGCCACCCTCGCCTGGCGCATTGCCCGTTTCCTGCTGGCGACACCTCCACAAGAGGACGACGGGCTCTTCGGCGCGCCACCACCGCCGGCAACGCTCGATATCACTGAAGATCATCCCGTCTCGCGACGCATGCTCGCGCGGTCCGAGCCGGGCCTTTTCCTGCTGAGACGCGGCCCTAACGACAAGGGCGACAAGCTGTCGGATCTGATCCGCGTCGACGAGGTGCGCAAGCTCTTCAACTTCTTCGCTTTGTCCTCTGCCGATGGCGGCAGGCGCGTCGTGATCGTCGACAGTGCGGACGAAATGAACACGCAAGCGGCCAACGCGCTTCTCAAGATGCTGGAAGAGCCGCCTGCGCGTGCCACGTTGCTGCTGATCTCGCACCAGCCCGCCCGGCTGTTGCCGACGATCCGGTCGCGGTGCCGCACGCTCCGCCTCGGCCCGCTCGAGGAGGGCGACATGCGCGCCGCACTCGATCAGGCACGGATCGACATACCCGCGGAAGACACGTTGGCCATGACCATGTTGTCCGAAGGGTCGGTCGGCACGGCGGTGCGTCTTTTCAACCAAGACGGTCTCGCACTGTACCGCCAGATCCTGTCGGTACTGGGCAGCCTGCCCCGTCTCGACCGGCCCGCTATGCTGGCGCTGGCCGAAAGTTGTGCCGGCAAGGGGCGTGAGGACCGCCTGTCTTTGGCGCTCACCCTGACCGACCGGCTGGTGTCGCGTCTGGCAAGAACGGGCGTGACCGGCCACACTCCACCCGAAATCGTGCCGGGAGAGGCGGAGATCCTGCTTCGGCTTGCGCCCGACAAAGCGCGCGGACGCGCCTGGGCGGAGGCAATCCAGACGACAGGCGACAGGGCAAGGCATGCGCGCGCCGTCAACGTCGATCCGGCCATGCTCATTACAGATATGTTTCTGCACCTGCAGCATGCAGCATAA